Sequence from the Chloroflexota bacterium genome:
CCCATCGGACATCACATCCCCCTTCACAGACACCGACTACGCGACCCTCCGCGACCTCGCCCTCTCACATCCCAAAGTCGTCTGCATCGGCGAAACCGGCCTCGATTTCATGCCCGGCTCTCCAGACCGCTCCTGGCAGACCCGGTCTTTCCGAGAGCACATCCGCCTCGCCAAGGAGCTTCGAAAGCCCGTAGACTTCCACGCTCGCGGCGCCGAACACGATATCCTCCCCGTCCTTCGCCAGGAGCACGCCGGCGATGTCGGCGCCATCTGGCACTACTTCCTCTACGATGCGAACAAGGCAGAAGAGGCCATCGCCCTTGGCTTCTACATCTCCCTCGCCAAGCCCCTTCTTCGCGAGCCCGGGCTCCAAGAAGCCGTCAAAGCCATCCCCATCGAGCGCATCGTCCTCGAGACCGACTCCTACCCCCAACCCTTCAAGAAAAATCCCGCTCGGCGCACCGAGCCCGCCCACGTCCAACTCGTCGCCCAAAAGCTCGCCGAACTCAAATCCCTTTCTGTAGCAGACGTCTCCTCCATCACCACCGCCAACCTCCGCCGCGCCCTTCGCCTCTCTCCTTAACCCTCGCTCTCTCTTACCTCTGTGCTCTTTGTTCCCTCCGTGGACTATCTCTCCTCTCTTCCTCCCCCAAATCTTTTTGATCTGTGTAATCTGTGGATAGATCTTCTTTCTCTCTCTGTTCAATGTGTTCAGTGTTCTCAGTGGATTGTTTTCCCCTCCAGAACACTTGCTCCTCCTCTCCCCTCATCCGTAATCCCGCCCCCTCCGTTATATAATGGTGGATGGTCGCCTCATCCCAAACTCTCCCTTTAGCTAGGACCCACCAGTGCTCAAAATCTTCGGCGACGCGAATGCCCGCGAAGTAAAAAAACTCCAACCCCTGGTTGATGAGACCAACGAGGCCGAGAAGGATTACAAGGACCTTACCGACGACCAGCTCAAGGCCAAAACCGCCGAGTTCAAGGAACTCCTGAAGGAAGGCGATAGCCTTGACGATATCCTGATCGACGCCTTCGCCGCCGTTCGCGAAGCCGCCAAGCGCACCCTGGGCCAGCGCCACTACGATGTCCAGCTCATCGGCGGCATCGTCCTCCACGATGGCAAGATTGCCGAGATGCGCACCGGCGAAGGTAAAACTCTCGTCGCCACCCTGCCCGCCTACCTCAACGCCCTGGAGGGCAAGGGCGTCCACGTAGTCACGGTGAACGATTACCTGGCCAGGCGCGATTGCCAGTGGATGGGCCCCGTTTACCACGCCCTGGGTCTTACCGTCGCCTGCCTCCAGCACGATACCGCCTTCGTCTACGATCCCGCCATCCCCTCAGACGATGAGCCCATGAAGCATCTCCGCCCCGTCCCGCGCAAAGAGGCCTACGCCGCCGATATCACCTACGGTACCAACAGCGAGTTCGGCTTCGACTATCTACGCGATAACATGGTGCTGGAGCTGACTCAAGCCGTCCAACGTCCCCTGAACTACGCCATCGTGGACGAGGTGGACAACATCCTCATAGACGAGGCGCGCACGCCCCTCATCATCAGCGGGCAGTCCTCAGAGTCGGCGCAGTATTATGTCCAGTTCGCCAACATCGTGCCGACGC
This genomic interval carries:
- a CDS encoding TatD family deoxyribonuclease, whose product is MIPMLSDSHTHLDHYTGNEIAGMVQRARDAGVGIIINVGTTIQTSRKAIALAAANDIVYAGVGIHPSDITSPFTDTDYATLRDLALSHPKVVCIGETGLDFMPGSPDRSWQTRSFREHIRLAKELRKPVDFHARGAEHDILPVLRQEHAGDVGAIWHYFLYDANKAEEAIALGFYISLAKPLLREPGLQEAVKAIPIERIVLETDSYPQPFKKNPARRTEPAHVQLVAQKLAELKSLSVADVSSITTANLRRALRLSP